A single region of the Lotus japonicus ecotype B-129 chromosome 4, LjGifu_v1.2 genome encodes:
- the LOC130709929 gene encoding cholesterol 22-monohydroxylase CYP90B51-like isoform X1 gives MSDSYLTFCFLSSILALTVIIIFMKRKKARLNLPPGKMGWPFLGETIGYLKPYSATTVGDFMEKHIARYGTIYKSKLFGEPAIVSADAELNRFILQNEGKLFECSYPRSIGGILGKWSMLVLVGDMHRDMRNISLNFLSLARLKTHLLKEVEKHSLLVLGSWKENCTFSAQDEAKKFTFNLMAKHIMSLDPGNLETEQLKKEYVSFMNGVVSAPLNFPGTAYRKALKSRSTILKFIEGKMEERIKRNQNLEEDLLNWVVMHSNLSTEQILDLVLSLLFAGHETSSVAIALAIYFLPGCPKAIQQLREEHREIARSKKQAGEVELTWDDYKRMEFTQCVVNETLRLGNVVRFLHRKALKDVRYKGYDIPRGWKVLPVISAMHLDPALFYQPQHFNPWRWKVGRERNRTHGFRSVFVLFLRWNGTGQKALGTGHFGSLEKGGTKGNGTEHSLKTFENIKIGCCPSTSNNFMPFGGGPRLCAGSELAKLEMAIFIHHLILNYNWELVNADPPVAYPFVDFPQGLSIRVQSHSLI, from the exons ATGTCTGACTCATACCTCActttctgttttctttcttcCATTCTTGCTCTCACTGTAATCATCATTTTCATGAAAAGAAAGAAGGCAAGGCTTAACCTTCCCCCTGGAAAAATGGGATGGCCCTTTCTTGGGGAAACCATTGGGTACTTGAAGCCATACTCTGCTACCACAGTAGGAGATTTTATGGAAAAGCACATAGCAAG GTATGGTACAATTTACAAGTCAAAATTGTTTGGTGAGCCTGCAATAGTTTCTGCAGATGCAGAGTTGAACAGGTTCATATTACAGAACGAAGGGAAGCTGTTTGAGTGCAGCTATCCAAGAAGCATTGGAGGAATACTTGGAAAATGGTCCATGTTGGTCTTAGTTGGGGACATGCATAGGGACATGAGAAACATTTCACTGAACTTTCTGAGCCTTGCTAGGCTCAAAACACATCTATTGAAAGAAGTGGAGAAGCACTCTCTTCTAGTTCTAGGCTCTTGGAAAGAAAATTGTACATTCTCAGCTCAAGATGAAGCAAAGAAG TTCACATTCAATTTGATGGCGAAACATATCATGAGCTTGGATCCTGGGAATCTAGAGACAGAACAGCTGAAGAAAGAGTATGTCTCTTTCATGAATGGTGTGGTGTCTGCACCTTTGAATTTTCCCGGAACTGCATACAGAAAAGCATTAAAG TCTAGGTCCACCATACTGAAGTTCATAGAGGGAAAAATGGAAGAAAGGAtcaaaagaaaccaaaatttgGAGGAAGATCTTCTAAACTGGGTTGTGATGCATTCAAATCTTTCAACTGAGCAAATTCTTGACCTGGTTCTGAGCTTGCTCTTTGCAGGCCATGAAACTTCATCTGTGGCTATAGCTTTAGCTATTTACTTTTTGCCAGGTTGTCCTAAAGCTATACAACAATTAAGG GAAGAACATAGAGAAATAGCCAGGTCCAAGAAGCAAGCAGGGGAGGTTGAATTAACTTGGGATGATTACAAAAGAATGGAGTTTACTCAATGT GTTGTGAATGAAACACTGAGGTTGGGAAATGTTGTGAGGTTCCTTCACAGGAAGGCTCTGAAAGATGTTCGGTACAAAG GTTATGACATTCCACGTGGGTGGAAAGTCCTCCCTGTGATTTCAGCTATGCATCTGGATCCTGCACTTTTTTACCAACCTCAACACTTCAATCCATGGAGATGGAAG gtgggaagggaacggaacaggacacatgggttccgttctgtgtttgtcctgtttttaagatggaacggaacaggacaaaaGGCTCtaggaacgggacactttggttccctggaaaagggtggaacgaaagggaacggaacagaacattctcttaaaactttt gaaaatataaaaattggtTGTTGCCCAAGCACAAGCAATAACTTCATGCCGTTCGGGGGAGGACCAAGGTTGTGTGCAGGGTCAGAGTTAGCAAAACTTGAAATGGCTATTTTTATCCACCATCTCATCTTAAACTACAACTGGGAGCTGGTCAATGCCGATCCACCTGTTGCATACCCTTTTGTTGATTTTCCCCAAGGTCTATCAATCAGAGTTCAAAGCCACTCTTTGATATGA
- the LOC130709929 gene encoding cholesterol 22-monohydroxylase CYP90B51-like isoform X2, which produces MSDSYLTFCFLSSILALTVIIIFMKRKKARLNLPPGKMGWPFLGETIGYLKPYSATTVGDFMEKHIARYGTIYKSKLFGEPAIVSADAELNRFILQNEGKLFECSYPRSIGGILGKWSMLVLVGDMHRDMRNISLNFLSLARLKTHLLKEVEKHSLLVLGSWKENCTFSAQDEAKKFTFNLMAKHIMSLDPGNLETEQLKKEYVSFMNGVVSAPLNFPGTAYRKALKSRSTILKFIEGKMEERIKRNQNLEEDLLNWVVMHSNLSTEQILDLVLSLLFAGHETSSVAIALAIYFLPGCPKAIQQLREEHREIARSKKQAGEVELTWDDYKRMEFTQCVVNETLRLGNVVRFLHRKALKDVRYKGYDIPRGWKVLPVISAMHLDPALFYQPQHFNPWRWKENIKIGCCPSTSNNFMPFGGGPRLCAGSELAKLEMAIFIHHLILNYNWELVNADPPVAYPFVDFPQGLSIRVQSHSLI; this is translated from the exons ATGTCTGACTCATACCTCActttctgttttctttcttcCATTCTTGCTCTCACTGTAATCATCATTTTCATGAAAAGAAAGAAGGCAAGGCTTAACCTTCCCCCTGGAAAAATGGGATGGCCCTTTCTTGGGGAAACCATTGGGTACTTGAAGCCATACTCTGCTACCACAGTAGGAGATTTTATGGAAAAGCACATAGCAAG GTATGGTACAATTTACAAGTCAAAATTGTTTGGTGAGCCTGCAATAGTTTCTGCAGATGCAGAGTTGAACAGGTTCATATTACAGAACGAAGGGAAGCTGTTTGAGTGCAGCTATCCAAGAAGCATTGGAGGAATACTTGGAAAATGGTCCATGTTGGTCTTAGTTGGGGACATGCATAGGGACATGAGAAACATTTCACTGAACTTTCTGAGCCTTGCTAGGCTCAAAACACATCTATTGAAAGAAGTGGAGAAGCACTCTCTTCTAGTTCTAGGCTCTTGGAAAGAAAATTGTACATTCTCAGCTCAAGATGAAGCAAAGAAG TTCACATTCAATTTGATGGCGAAACATATCATGAGCTTGGATCCTGGGAATCTAGAGACAGAACAGCTGAAGAAAGAGTATGTCTCTTTCATGAATGGTGTGGTGTCTGCACCTTTGAATTTTCCCGGAACTGCATACAGAAAAGCATTAAAG TCTAGGTCCACCATACTGAAGTTCATAGAGGGAAAAATGGAAGAAAGGAtcaaaagaaaccaaaatttgGAGGAAGATCTTCTAAACTGGGTTGTGATGCATTCAAATCTTTCAACTGAGCAAATTCTTGACCTGGTTCTGAGCTTGCTCTTTGCAGGCCATGAAACTTCATCTGTGGCTATAGCTTTAGCTATTTACTTTTTGCCAGGTTGTCCTAAAGCTATACAACAATTAAGG GAAGAACATAGAGAAATAGCCAGGTCCAAGAAGCAAGCAGGGGAGGTTGAATTAACTTGGGATGATTACAAAAGAATGGAGTTTACTCAATGT GTTGTGAATGAAACACTGAGGTTGGGAAATGTTGTGAGGTTCCTTCACAGGAAGGCTCTGAAAGATGTTCGGTACAAAG GTTATGACATTCCACGTGGGTGGAAAGTCCTCCCTGTGATTTCAGCTATGCATCTGGATCCTGCACTTTTTTACCAACCTCAACACTTCAATCCATGGAGATGGAAG gaaaatataaaaattggtTGTTGCCCAAGCACAAGCAATAACTTCATGCCGTTCGGGGGAGGACCAAGGTTGTGTGCAGGGTCAGAGTTAGCAAAACTTGAAATGGCTATTTTTATCCACCATCTCATCTTAAACTACAACTGGGAGCTGGTCAATGCCGATCCACCTGTTGCATACCCTTTTGTTGATTTTCCCCAAGGTCTATCAATCAGAGTTCAAAGCCACTCTTTGATATGA
- the LOC130712384 gene encoding uncharacterized protein LOC130712384 → MEVETENSTALVRPPEAEGERPRSSFRDMLMGDAQQPSPKMVEDLWETGKMKVTYVNGNMQLPRLHVDKSVIDGMCSPWKDDLVVGLLGKKLGFRLMKTQLSAMWRLSGEFDLLDIGNGFFMVKMDRAEDRKKVMDGGPWMVFDHYLAVAPWSKDFISPAAKITTTLAWIRVPDLNVTFYDESFLMSMAKLIGTPVKVDINTLKAERGRFARICVQLDLTKPVVGKFWFEGYWYKIEYEGLHIICSKCGCYGHRGRECHNPPPIQVPESEATPPFGNAPSSVTPETLGNTPPQPESTLEGGPTSDAGMVGAESKEIPLTADTESEGITETKKQEIEEVDPSVLEVAGDWLVVSKRSKKKKHIFQFGGPRATKDVGANKASQRSDAPESVRPGNARAGSNHLAASQDVGSGGPAPIKSLGSKKRRKGDDAIRTSFASSNHVAGGRLEGPTKYQSQPLTMGGQVFNAGTGSLNSPNMILLKNAAGASHTKHLGTNVEGPYEPFGQEQVTQ, encoded by the coding sequence ATGGAAGTCGAGACCGAGAACAGCACTGCACTCGTACGGCCGCCGGAAGCGGAAGGGGAGCGGCCACGCTCTTCCTTCAGGGATATGCTCATGGGAGATGCTCAGCAACCCTCGCCGAAGATGGTAGAAGACCTATGGGAGACTGGCAAGATGAAAGTGACGTATGTTAATGGTAACATGCAACTGCCGCGACTTCATGTGGACAAATCAGTGATTGATGGCATGTGCTCACCTTGGAAGGATGACCTTGTAGTTGGTCTCCTGGGAAAGAAACTTGGGTTTCGCTTGATGAAGACCCAACTGAGCGCTATGTGGAGGTTGTCCGGGGAGTTTGATCTCCTTGATATTGGCAATGGCTTCTTCATGGTTAAGATGGACAGGGCGGAGGACCGGAAGAAAGTAATGGATGGAGGGCCCTGGATGGTGTTCGATCATTATTTAGCGGTGGCTCCATGGAGTAAGGACTTTATCAGCCCGGCTGCTAAGATTACAACTACCTTGGCTTGGATCCGTGTCCCAGACTTGAATGTGACATTCTATGATGAGAGCTTCCTAATGTCCATGGCGAAATTGATAGGCACACCAGTTAAAGTGGACATAAACACGTTGAAGGCAGAGAGGGGACGGTTTGCTCGTATCTGTGTTCAGCTTGATCTCACCAAACCTGTTGTGGGCAAATTCTGGTTTGAAGGCTATTGGTATAAAATTGAGTATGAGGGGCTGCACATCATATGCTCTAAGTGCGGTTGTTATGGCCATCGAGGGCGTGAATGCCATAATCCCCCACCTATCCAAGTGCCAGAGTCTGAGGCTACGCCACCGTTCGGGAATGCGCCGTCGTCGGTCACACCTGAAACCCTAGGGAACACGCCTCCACAACCTGAATCAACCCTAGAGGGTGGCCCCACTTCTGATGCTGGAATGGTAGGTGCGGAATCTAAGGAGATTCCTCTAACGGCTGATACCGAGAGTGAGGGCATCACGGAAACAAAAAAGCAGGAAATTGAGGAGGTGGACCCCAGTGTCTTGGAGGTCGCAGGTGATTGGCTTGTGGTTTCAAAAAGAAGTAAAAAGAAGAAACATATTTTTCAGTTTGGGGGCCCACGGGCTACCAAGGATGTTGGAGCCAATAAAGCAAGTCAACGTTCAGATGCTCCTGAGAGTGTGCGCCCTGGGAATGCACGTGCTGGTAGCAATCATTTGGCCGCAAGCCAAGATGTGGGGAGTGGTGGGCCCGCTCCTATTAAGTCTTTAGGAAGTAAAAAACGACGTAAAGGTGATGATGCCATACGCAcctcttttgcttcatccaacCATGTTGCCGGTGGTAGACTTGAGGGACCCACAAAGTACCAAAGCCAGCCTCTTACCATGGGAGGTCAGGTATTCAATGCTGGGACTGGGTCCTTGAACTCTCCAAATATGATTTTGTTGAAGAATGCTGCTGGTGCTTCTCACACGAAGCACTTGGGAACGAATGTAGAGGGTCCATATGAACCTTTTGGACAAGAGCAGGTGACTCAATAA